From a region of the Marinomonas mediterranea MMB-1 genome:
- a CDS encoding phytanoyl-CoA dioxygenase family protein, with amino-acid sequence MDDSKTIKGAHVEQYQQQGFTLYENAMPHELLTKLQTLADTLEKKALDTHHAGQKAPHACVVQDPAGPRLMRYDDIFLNEMDATLDLLATPAMINITKELCGDGSIPLQCDILYKHQHPHPVINWHQDAQHPKNYPYLNIGIYLDDANLDDGCLKYVPETQHELLDIQTLSEKHGWNIPGVVEQPAKAGDILVQDMMILHGSAPKRTEGSRRTIYVELRPSNGVRESGRQSERWITLREQWMALVIERADPTLIPAHWFDLYPVGKVDKEVLIADLEKYKEPPIPGVWATFPVDHPDYPVPSDMR; translated from the coding sequence ATGGACGACAGCAAAACAATAAAAGGGGCTCACGTTGAACAATATCAGCAACAGGGCTTCACCTTATACGAAAATGCGATGCCACATGAGCTGCTGACTAAACTACAAACGCTAGCAGATACGCTGGAAAAAAAAGCATTGGATACTCACCATGCGGGTCAGAAAGCACCTCATGCTTGTGTAGTACAAGATCCTGCAGGACCCCGCTTAATGCGTTATGACGATATCTTTTTAAATGAGATGGACGCCACCTTGGATTTGTTAGCCACTCCGGCCATGATCAACATCACAAAAGAGCTATGCGGTGATGGGTCAATCCCTCTGCAATGTGATATTTTGTATAAGCACCAACATCCACATCCTGTCATCAATTGGCACCAAGACGCTCAGCACCCTAAAAATTATCCATACCTAAATATTGGCATTTATTTAGACGACGCTAATCTAGACGATGGCTGTTTAAAGTATGTGCCTGAAACACAGCACGAACTACTGGATATTCAAACGCTTTCAGAAAAACACGGTTGGAATATTCCTGGGGTTGTGGAACAACCCGCTAAAGCGGGCGATATTTTGGTTCAAGACATGATGATTTTGCACGGATCTGCCCCCAAACGTACGGAAGGCAGCCGCAGAACCATCTATGTCGAATTAAGACCAAGCAACGGCGTTAGGGAAAGTGGCCGTCAATCAGAGCGCTGGATAACACTCAGAGAACAATGGATGGCACTCGTCATCGAACGCGCTGATCCAACTCTTATTCCAGCACATTGGTTTGATCTCTATCCAGTCGGTAAGGTCGATAAAGAAGTCCTCATTGCAGACCTTGAAAAATACAAGGAACCGCCGATTCCAGGAGTATGGGCGACCTTTCCCGTTGATCACCCTGACTACCCCGTCCCTTCGGATATGAGATAG
- a CDS encoding Lrp/AsnC family transcriptional regulator produces MELDNIDRKILTVLQRNNRIANVELAEEVGLSPPACHKRVKRLRDENIIVGDVSLLNPELTGNKLTLLVSVEMERDRKEIYDAFKRVINRSSEVKHCYQITGNYDFVMVVVVPDMQAFEEFVDRVLHTDANIRKFQTSVSLRTVKTTTEIPLN; encoded by the coding sequence ATGGAGTTGGATAATATTGACCGAAAAATCTTAACCGTTTTACAACGTAACAATCGTATAGCGAACGTTGAGTTAGCGGAAGAAGTGGGCTTGTCACCGCCGGCCTGTCATAAAAGAGTAAAACGACTAAGAGACGAAAATATCATTGTCGGTGATGTCTCTCTGCTGAACCCTGAACTCACGGGAAATAAGCTCACTCTGTTGGTGTCTGTAGAGATGGAACGTGACCGTAAAGAGATATACGATGCATTTAAACGTGTTATTAACCGATCGTCTGAGGTAAAACACTGTTATCAAATAACCGGTAACTACGACTTTGTTATGGTTGTTGTCGTGCCTGACATGCAGGCATTTGAAGAATTTGTAGATCGGGTGCTGCACACGGACGCCAATATTCGTAAATTTCAAACGTCGGTATCACTTCGAACCGTCAAAACTACGACCGAAATTCCATTGAACTGA
- a CDS encoding sigma-54-dependent transcriptional regulator: MMSLDKVLLIDDEQAVRMAISQTLQLEDFDVTALANAQSAIDLISIDWHGVIVCDINLPGKSGLDFFNEVKKIDPEIPFILITGHGDISMAVTAIREGAYDFIEKPFSNEDFIEVVKRASEKRQLTLENRNLRLELAAQNAPGPRIIGNTPGMHRLRQALLHVADTGADILIQGETGTGKEMVARYIHEHSSRRSNSFVAINCGAVPDSIMESELFGHEKGAFTDAKSQRIGKLEHANGGTLFLDEIESMPMSMQIRLLRVLEERRVERLGSNQAIDLDLRILAATKVDLKDLSDEGVFRQDLYYRLNVVRVDIPSLKDRKDDIPLLWQHFCLVATAQYKRESQSLSAARMHSLMNYDWPGNVRELRNLAERYVLMGEAGSFEFDQIIINENNPGIMTLPEQVERFEKTLLEQELMRQKGSIKDTMDALGLPRKTLYDKMRKYGLDKDVYKQ; encoded by the coding sequence CTAGCGAATGCCCAATCTGCCATAGATTTAATTTCCATCGACTGGCACGGCGTTATTGTTTGCGACATTAACTTACCGGGTAAAAGCGGGTTAGATTTTTTCAATGAAGTGAAGAAAATTGACCCCGAAATCCCTTTTATACTCATCACCGGACATGGCGATATCTCGATGGCAGTAACGGCCATTCGAGAAGGGGCTTACGATTTCATCGAGAAGCCGTTTTCAAATGAAGACTTTATCGAAGTGGTTAAAAGAGCCAGCGAAAAGCGCCAGTTAACTTTAGAAAACAGAAATCTTCGTTTGGAACTGGCCGCTCAAAATGCGCCCGGTCCTAGAATTATTGGTAATACGCCAGGAATGCATCGTTTGCGTCAGGCGCTTCTTCACGTCGCCGATACGGGAGCGGACATACTGATTCAAGGAGAGACCGGAACAGGCAAAGAAATGGTTGCGCGTTATATCCATGAGCACAGTTCTCGTCGATCTAATTCGTTTGTTGCCATTAACTGTGGCGCGGTGCCCGACTCCATCATGGAGTCTGAGCTTTTTGGGCATGAAAAAGGCGCATTCACGGACGCAAAATCTCAACGTATTGGTAAGCTAGAGCATGCCAATGGCGGCACCTTGTTTCTTGATGAAATCGAGAGCATGCCGATGTCGATGCAAATTCGACTGCTTCGCGTGTTAGAAGAGCGTCGAGTTGAGCGACTGGGTTCTAATCAGGCGATTGATCTGGATTTACGTATTCTAGCGGCAACGAAGGTTGACCTTAAAGATCTAAGTGACGAAGGTGTTTTTCGTCAGGATTTGTATTATCGATTGAACGTTGTTCGTGTGGATATTCCGTCGTTAAAAGATCGCAAAGACGATATTCCATTGCTTTGGCAGCATTTTTGTTTGGTTGCCACTGCGCAATATAAGCGTGAGTCACAATCGCTTTCGGCAGCGAGAATGCACAGCTTAATGAACTACGACTGGCCCGGTAATGTTCGTGAACTGCGTAACCTTGCCGAACGATACGTGTTGATGGGAGAAGCTGGGTCGTTTGAGTTTGATCAGATTATTATTAACGAAAATAATCCCGGTATTATGACCTTGCCAGAACAGGTTGAACGATTTGAAAAAACGTTGTTAGAGCAAGAGCTTATGCGTCAAAAAGGATCGATTAAAGATACCATGGATGCGCTTGGCCTACCGCGTAAAACCCTTTATGACAAAATGCGAAAGTACGGCCTTGATAAAGACGTATATAAACAATAA
- a CDS encoding 4-oxalomesaconate tautomerase yields MSELMIPCVLMRGGTSRGPYLRLTDMPEDRDELAALLLRIMGSGHELQLDGLGGGNSLTSKVAMVGPSRTPDADVEYLFAQVGIETQTVDFAPNCGNMLAGVAPFAIESGLVYADDEKTLVKIKNVNTSKIIHSTVRTPNKKVQYEGEVYISGASFPGSPIELTFLDVAGAKTGKLFPTGKRIDVIDGIELTCIDAATPVVIFSADSFGKTGHESPSELDNDEVFMARLETIRRQAGKLMGMGDVSNLVIPKPILVSKSQSSGTICARYFVPHKCHKALAVTGSIAIVNALCNQGTIAQRLVNCDVGQTSFQIEHPSGFIDLTAQWQESDVKSVSLVRTAKKIFSGLVHIN; encoded by the coding sequence ATGTCTGAACTTATGATTCCCTGCGTTTTGATGAGAGGTGGTACTTCTCGGGGTCCTTATCTGCGATTGACAGATATGCCTGAAGACCGAGATGAACTTGCCGCTTTGTTGCTGCGCATAATGGGTTCTGGTCATGAATTGCAACTCGATGGGTTAGGAGGAGGAAATAGCCTAACGAGTAAAGTGGCAATGGTCGGTCCATCACGCACACCCGATGCAGATGTGGAATATTTATTTGCTCAGGTTGGCATCGAAACACAAACCGTCGATTTCGCACCTAACTGTGGCAACATGCTCGCAGGCGTCGCTCCGTTCGCAATCGAATCTGGTCTAGTGTATGCGGACGATGAGAAAACACTCGTAAAGATAAAAAATGTAAATACCAGCAAAATCATTCATTCCACCGTGCGTACACCCAATAAAAAAGTACAGTACGAGGGAGAAGTGTACATCAGTGGAGCAAGCTTTCCAGGCTCACCCATCGAGCTGACATTTCTTGATGTTGCGGGGGCCAAAACGGGAAAGCTGTTTCCGACAGGAAAACGGATAGATGTGATTGATGGCATTGAATTGACCTGCATTGACGCCGCGACGCCTGTTGTTATTTTCTCCGCCGATAGTTTTGGCAAAACGGGTCACGAATCGCCTTCAGAGTTAGATAACGATGAAGTATTTATGGCGAGGTTAGAAACAATACGTCGTCAAGCTGGTAAATTAATGGGCATGGGAGATGTCTCTAATTTAGTGATTCCTAAGCCTATTTTAGTCTCGAAATCGCAGAGCAGTGGCACGATTTGCGCTCGATACTTTGTTCCCCATAAATGCCATAAAGCGCTGGCGGTTACGGGCAGTATTGCCATAGTGAATGCACTTTGCAATCAAGGAACCATTGCTCAAAGGCTCGTCAACTGCGATGTCGGACAAACGTCTTTTCAGATAGAGCATCCTTCTGGTTTTATTGATCTCACCGCTCAATGGCAAGAAAGCGATGTAAAGTCCGTATCACTCGTTCGAACAGCGAAAAAGATTTTCTCAGGTCTGGTTCATATTAACTAG
- a CDS encoding TRAP transporter large permease, with the protein MESIILFSMVLTMLFIGLPVGISLGLSSILFITFFSHDSLSSVAISLFGAGQHYTLLAIPFFILASSYMSTGGVAKRLINFAIASVGHFRGGLAMASVLACMMFAALSGSSPATVVAIGTIAIAGMRQVGYSKEFASGIIANAGTLGILIPPSIVMVVYAAATDVSVGRMFLAGVIPGLMAGGMLMLAIYVVARVKNLPAEEWKGFGNLVRGGKEAGWGLFLIVIIMGGIYGGVFTPTEAAVVAAVYSIFIALFVYRDMGPLKGQTWTNENDSPKARVGFNGTVYGVSFFLVWEIMSFFALSGSESITGGDRAIIGLILSLMIAVFYTYKRSQNLEEGIGACIAAGLPIWTRNLSLMARGFFPSLFGEESRKVMLDGTKTTLMLMFIIANALLFAHTLSAERIPQAITEWMLGVGFNWFTFLIAVNILLLIGGQFMEPSGLLVIVAPVVFPIAMELGVDPIHLGIIMVVNMEIGMITPPIGLNLFVTSGITGMSLARVVKAAMPFVAVMFVFLILVTYIPALSTALPYAIMGPEIVQ; encoded by the coding sequence GTGGAATCCATTATCTTATTTTCTATGGTACTAACGATGCTCTTTATAGGGCTTCCAGTTGGTATCTCTTTGGGCTTATCGTCCATACTGTTTATTACATTTTTCTCACACGACTCTTTGTCGTCTGTGGCTATTTCATTGTTCGGCGCAGGTCAGCACTATACGTTGCTTGCCATCCCGTTTTTCATCCTTGCCTCGTCTTATATGTCGACAGGTGGTGTCGCGAAAAGATTGATTAACTTTGCTATTGCAAGTGTTGGTCACTTCCGAGGCGGTTTAGCAATGGCGTCAGTACTTGCATGTATGATGTTTGCTGCATTGTCAGGCTCATCACCGGCAACGGTTGTTGCGATCGGTACCATTGCCATCGCGGGTATGCGTCAAGTTGGTTATTCCAAAGAGTTCGCTTCCGGCATCATTGCTAACGCAGGTACATTAGGCATACTCATTCCACCTTCTATCGTTATGGTTGTGTACGCTGCTGCTACCGACGTTTCAGTAGGTCGTATGTTCCTAGCAGGCGTCATTCCCGGCTTAATGGCGGGTGGTATGTTGATGCTTGCTATTTACGTTGTAGCCCGCGTTAAAAATCTACCTGCAGAAGAATGGAAAGGGTTCGGTAACTTAGTTCGTGGTGGTAAAGAAGCAGGTTGGGGATTGTTCCTAATCGTTATCATCATGGGTGGTATTTACGGTGGTGTTTTCACTCCGACAGAGGCTGCCGTTGTTGCCGCAGTTTACTCCATCTTTATCGCTCTCTTTGTCTATCGTGATATGGGGCCTCTAAAAGGCCAAACTTGGACAAACGAAAATGACAGTCCAAAAGCGCGTGTTGGCTTTAACGGTACAGTTTACGGTGTGTCGTTCTTCCTTGTTTGGGAGATCATGTCGTTCTTCGCATTGTCTGGTAGCGAATCTATCACCGGCGGCGACCGTGCAATCATTGGCTTGATCTTGTCATTGATGATCGCTGTGTTCTACACATACAAACGCAGCCAAAACCTTGAAGAAGGTATCGGCGCATGTATCGCAGCGGGATTGCCAATCTGGACTCGTAACTTATCGCTTATGGCACGTGGTTTCTTCCCATCATTATTTGGTGAAGAGTCTCGTAAAGTCATGCTAGACGGTACAAAAACAACATTAATGCTGATGTTTATCATCGCTAACGCACTGTTGTTTGCTCATACCCTTTCAGCTGAACGTATTCCACAAGCCATTACTGAATGGATGCTGGGTGTTGGTTTCAATTGGTTTACTTTCCTAATCGCCGTTAATATTTTGCTATTAATCGGTGGCCAGTTTATGGAACCATCTGGCTTGTTGGTGATTGTTGCGCCTGTTGTTTTCCCTATAGCGATGGAGCTTGGTGTCGACCCAATCCACCTAGGTATTATCATGGTCGTAAACATGGAAATCGGCATGATCACACCGCCGATTGGTTTGAACCTGTTTGTTACCTCCGGCATTACAGGCATGAGCTTGGCTCGTGTTGTTAAAGCAGCAATGCCTTTCGTTGCGGTGATGTTTGTATTCTTGATACTTGTTACCTACATTCCGGCACTGTCTACCGCGCTTCCATACGCGATTATGGGTCCAGAAATCGTTCAATAG
- a CDS encoding Bug family tripartite tricarboxylate transporter substrate binding protein: MKKLTHWAVSALTAFSVTAATNVMAEDSPVPDTVNFTVPFGVGGGTDVWARFMAPNLTSHIDGEPTIVIKNQPGGGSLTGTNLFYKRAKDDGSSIIGTSASTLFPYMLGDKRVRFKLDDWTPILASPTGGVVYVQPDLGVESSKDVGKLLDQQLKLASQGPTRLELPILIALDLLGADVKPVFGMKSRGAGRLAFERGEATIDFQTSSAYIRNVKGLVEANKAVPVFSVGVMNNEGNIVRDPAFPDIPTFEEAYYTVHGKQPSGMQYDVYRKFLAAGFAFQKVIFVPSDAPSDVLAAYNKGVREMIKDPKFKAEAAVQIGPYQNAVGLDIATYLSDAVTISPEMYTWIADWLKAEFNYKL, from the coding sequence ATGAAAAAGCTAACTCACTGGGCGGTAAGCGCGCTTACTGCATTTTCGGTAACTGCTGCTACAAATGTAATGGCAGAAGACAGTCCAGTTCCTGATACAGTCAACTTTACTGTTCCATTTGGTGTGGGTGGCGGTACGGATGTATGGGCTCGGTTTATGGCTCCGAATTTAACGTCACATATCGACGGCGAGCCTACAATCGTTATCAAAAACCAACCTGGCGGCGGTTCTTTAACGGGCACAAACTTGTTCTACAAGCGTGCTAAAGATGATGGTTCAAGCATCATTGGTACGTCTGCTTCAACGCTTTTCCCTTACATGCTAGGGGATAAGCGTGTACGTTTTAAACTGGATGATTGGACACCTATTCTTGCAAGCCCAACAGGCGGTGTTGTTTATGTTCAGCCTGACTTAGGTGTTGAAAGCAGCAAAGACGTAGGTAAATTGCTTGATCAACAGCTTAAACTTGCTTCTCAAGGCCCAACACGTTTAGAGCTTCCTATCTTGATCGCTTTGGATCTATTGGGTGCTGATGTTAAACCTGTATTCGGTATGAAGAGTCGCGGTGCGGGTCGTCTAGCCTTTGAGCGTGGCGAAGCGACAATCGATTTTCAAACCTCATCTGCTTACATTCGTAATGTAAAAGGGCTGGTAGAAGCGAATAAAGCGGTTCCTGTGTTCTCAGTGGGTGTGATGAACAACGAGGGTAATATCGTTCGTGATCCTGCGTTCCCAGACATTCCAACGTTTGAAGAAGCTTACTACACTGTTCACGGTAAACAGCCTAGCGGCATGCAGTATGATGTGTACCGTAAGTTCTTAGCGGCAGGTTTTGCCTTCCAAAAAGTAATTTTCGTGCCATCTGATGCGCCAAGTGATGTATTGGCTGCATACAATAAAGGTGTGCGTGAAATGATTAAAGATCCTAAATTCAAAGCAGAAGCTGCTGTTCAAATCGGGCCTTACCAAAATGCGGTTGGCCTAGACATTGCGACTTACCTAAGCGATGCAGTGACAATTTCTCCTGAAATGTACACTTGGATTGCTGATTGGCTAAAAGCTGAATTTAACTACAAGCTTTAA
- a CDS encoding tripartite tricarboxylate transporter permease, with translation MSVFFSAFDQVMSVMHLSYLMLGVVIGLVVGIIPGLGGIAGMSLLLPFIYGMDPSVGLGMLMGLVAVVPTGDTFTSVLMGIPGSSSSQATVMDGFPLAKKGQAARALSAAFLSSMMGGVVGAIVLSVFILVARPVVLSFSSAELFMLTLLGLSVVASLSGGSIFKGLAACGIGLLVGTIGGAPATGDFRFTFDIDYLYDGIPLIVVGLGIFALPEIVSLLIRNKAIASEGNELGQGLGQGIKDVFKNLPLVGRSSFFGSLVGAIPGLGGSVVDWMTYSFAMSMSKDKSQFGNGEIKGVIAPESANNACSCGSMVPTILFGVPGSGSAAVFLGGMLLLGIQPGVSMVTTHLDLTYTIIWSLALANIIGALLCIFLTRPISLLTYIKFSVLAPIILTLILFAAYQATRSLGDFVALGGIALLGVMMKSANWPRPAFLIGFVLSAGAENYFFQSIQFYGDSWFSRPGVQIIGLLIVCGLFLPPLFKYLKKKKGDSNTPEPAVAHYSADIWIAMVFLLTGVVFAYQIWDEQMLTQAFPMMAIGLVVFSAAFVIYDFMKNRGLIASTTEVRQGLVYVAGFFVMSYLYFEIGFLVTTFVFTLLFIYFFAKGGVVKSLSISVGLLTFLIVMGRVMSVDYPEGLLDPYVLSVVNLI, from the coding sequence ATGTCTGTTTTCTTCAGTGCCTTTGATCAGGTGATGTCCGTAATGCATCTGTCTTATCTGATGCTCGGCGTTGTAATTGGTCTTGTGGTTGGGATTATTCCTGGTTTAGGCGGTATTGCAGGGATGTCTTTACTACTGCCATTTATTTACGGAATGGATCCATCAGTTGGTTTAGGGATGCTGATGGGGTTAGTCGCCGTTGTACCGACAGGAGATACCTTTACTTCTGTTTTGATGGGTATACCCGGCTCCAGCTCGTCCCAAGCGACAGTGATGGATGGATTTCCTCTGGCTAAAAAAGGGCAGGCAGCCCGCGCACTTTCTGCCGCTTTCCTATCTTCTATGATGGGTGGCGTGGTCGGTGCCATTGTTCTAAGTGTGTTTATCTTAGTAGCACGACCTGTGGTCTTATCGTTTTCCTCCGCAGAGCTCTTCATGTTGACTCTGTTGGGGTTAAGTGTGGTTGCTTCGTTATCAGGCGGTAGCATCTTTAAAGGCTTAGCAGCGTGCGGTATAGGGCTTCTCGTAGGCACCATAGGTGGTGCGCCAGCGACGGGCGACTTCCGTTTTACCTTCGATATAGATTACCTTTACGATGGTATTCCTCTGATCGTTGTCGGTCTTGGTATCTTTGCGCTTCCTGAGATTGTGTCTTTGCTAATTCGAAACAAAGCAATTGCCTCAGAAGGAAATGAACTAGGGCAAGGACTGGGTCAAGGTATTAAAGATGTCTTTAAAAACTTGCCGCTAGTAGGCCGTTCATCTTTCTTTGGTAGTTTGGTCGGTGCGATTCCGGGATTAGGTGGTTCAGTAGTCGACTGGATGACTTACAGCTTTGCGATGAGCATGAGTAAAGACAAGAGCCAATTCGGTAACGGTGAAATCAAAGGCGTTATCGCGCCAGAGTCTGCTAACAACGCGTGTTCTTGTGGCAGTATGGTACCGACGATTCTATTTGGTGTGCCGGGTTCTGGATCGGCGGCGGTATTTCTAGGTGGTATGTTATTGCTGGGTATTCAGCCTGGCGTTTCGATGGTAACGACACACCTTGATCTTACTTACACTATTATTTGGTCATTGGCGCTTGCGAATATTATCGGTGCACTACTGTGTATCTTCTTAACGCGTCCAATCTCACTGCTAACTTACATTAAGTTTTCTGTTTTAGCGCCCATCATCTTAACGTTGATTTTGTTCGCTGCTTATCAAGCGACGCGTAGCTTGGGCGACTTTGTTGCTCTAGGTGGTATCGCATTGTTAGGTGTGATGATGAAGAGCGCAAACTGGCCGCGTCCTGCGTTTCTTATCGGATTTGTTTTGTCAGCGGGTGCAGAAAACTACTTCTTCCAAAGTATTCAGTTCTACGGAGACAGCTGGTTTAGTCGTCCGGGTGTGCAGATCATCGGTTTGTTGATTGTGTGTGGTTTGTTTTTACCGCCGCTATTCAAATACCTGAAAAAGAAAAAAGGCGACAGTAACACGCCAGAACCAGCAGTTGCTCACTATAGTGCCGATATTTGGATTGCAATGGTCTTCCTATTAACAGGTGTGGTATTCGCGTATCAAATCTGGGATGAGCAAATGCTAACGCAAGCGTTCCCAATGATGGCGATTGGTTTAGTGGTCTTTTCTGCCGCGTTTGTCATCTATGACTTTATGAAGAATCGAGGTCTGATTGCTTCGACGACTGAAGTACGTCAAGGGTTGGTTTACGTAGCTGGCTTCTTTGTCATGTCGTACCTCTACTTTGAAATTGGTTTCCTAGTGACTACGTTTGTGTTCACTTTATTGTTTATCTACTTCTTCGCAAAAGGAGGAGTGGTCAAGTCACTTTCCATATCTGTTGGGCTACTTACGTTCCTAATTGTTATGGGGCGTGTAATGAGCGTGGATTACCCTGAAGGGTTATTAGATCCTTACGTTCTCTCTGTGGTGAATCTGATTTAA
- a CDS encoding DUF2938 domain-containing protein, which translates to MNDLFTTVFIGLIATIVMDIWGIIRQRLLSIPLSYDFVGRWVAYFPRGKFRHSSISSSPRVRHERIIGWLTHYLTGVLFALFFIGACGTQWLDTPSLMPAMIVGGTTVAFPFLIMQPALGMGIAASQTPYPLFARIQSIVMHLIFGVGLFVGGLILQAFR; encoded by the coding sequence ATGAACGACTTATTCACAACTGTGTTTATTGGACTAATTGCAACAATCGTTATGGATATTTGGGGGATCATTCGACAACGACTACTGTCTATTCCATTAAGCTACGATTTCGTAGGAAGATGGGTAGCCTACTTCCCTAGAGGAAAATTTCGTCACTCTTCCATTTCATCAAGCCCTAGAGTTCGCCATGAACGAATCATTGGTTGGCTTACTCATTATTTAACAGGCGTCCTATTCGCCCTATTTTTTATTGGAGCATGTGGCACTCAATGGCTAGACACACCCTCGTTGATGCCTGCAATGATAGTAGGAGGTACAACCGTCGCTTTTCCATTTTTGATTATGCAACCGGCATTAGGGATGGGAATTGCTGCCTCACAAACTCCCTACCCACTTTTTGCTCGAATACAGAGTATTGTTATGCATCTTATATTTGGCGTAGGACTGTTTGTAGGTGGATTAATTTTGCAAGCATTCAGATAA
- a CDS encoding helix-turn-helix domain-containing protein: MDISEAAQRSNLKPSTLRYYEEKGLIQSVGRRGLRRLYHPNVLDRLALITLGRTAGFSLEEISRVLGIDSKDGRERIEIDKQYLLQKADELDESINAMISVRDGLKHAANCTAPRHLDCPKFRKLMSLSTLGKVPSIMHKGIGIKSKRKTKTKKDAPKGA, from the coding sequence ATGGATATTTCCGAGGCAGCACAACGATCAAATTTAAAGCCATCGACACTTAGATACTATGAAGAAAAAGGATTAATTCAATCTGTGGGACGAAGAGGGTTGAGGCGTCTCTATCATCCTAACGTTTTAGATAGGCTTGCTCTTATAACGTTGGGACGTACGGCGGGGTTTTCGTTAGAAGAAATCAGTCGAGTGCTTGGTATCGATTCAAAGGATGGTCGGGAAAGGATAGAGATAGATAAACAGTATTTGTTACAAAAAGCGGATGAGCTTGATGAGTCGATAAACGCGATGATCTCAGTGAGGGATGGTTTAAAGCACGCTGCTAACTGCACTGCTCCCCGGCATTTGGATTGTCCAAAATTTCGGAAATTAATGTCACTCTCTACACTAGGAAAAGTCCCTAGCATTATGCACAAGGGTATAGGGATAAAGAGTAAAAGGAAAACCAAGACAAAAAAAGACGCCCCGAAGGGCGCCTAG
- a CDS encoding LysR family transcriptional regulator, which produces MHQIEFRDLTIFIKVAETGNFREAAEATFLSQPALSRRIQRLEEVLGTQLFERTTRKTKLTAVGREFLPKARRMLEEFELSILGIKDMASQQKGSITIACIPTAAFYFLPSVIKAFNEKYPGIRIKILDESANQGLESVIQGDADFGINMAIAQHSEVSFTPLLDDPFVVCMRKDHALAELKEVSWKDLEPYRLISVGRSSGNRLLLDKSIVRDQVNLNSFYEVQHLSTSLGLVETGLGLSIVPKLAMPIGTHSMLTSRPLTGVQIDRSIGLVKRNATPVSPSADLFIQILLEQWSSN; this is translated from the coding sequence ATGCATCAAATCGAATTTAGAGACCTAACGATCTTTATTAAAGTGGCAGAAACAGGTAATTTCAGAGAAGCGGCGGAAGCGACTTTTTTGTCTCAACCTGCGCTCAGCAGACGCATACAAAGACTGGAAGAAGTCCTTGGAACTCAACTATTTGAACGAACAACACGCAAAACAAAACTGACCGCTGTGGGGCGAGAATTTTTACCAAAAGCAAGACGAATGCTAGAAGAATTTGAGCTGTCAATACTGGGCATAAAAGATATGGCTTCTCAGCAAAAAGGCAGTATCACAATTGCATGCATTCCAACCGCTGCTTTCTACTTTTTACCTTCCGTTATTAAAGCCTTTAATGAAAAATACCCTGGTATTCGCATTAAAATTCTAGACGAGAGTGCGAACCAAGGACTGGAATCGGTTATTCAAGGCGATGCAGACTTTGGTATAAACATGGCCATTGCGCAACATTCTGAAGTGAGTTTTACACCTTTGTTGGACGACCCGTTTGTGGTCTGTATGCGAAAAGATCACGCATTAGCGGAATTAAAAGAAGTGTCTTGGAAAGATTTAGAACCTTATCGTCTGATTAGCGTAGGACGTTCAAGCGGTAACCGCCTGCTACTCGATAAGTCGATTGTTCGAGATCAGGTTAACCTTAATAGTTTCTACGAAGTTCAACATCTCTCCACATCGCTTGGTTTAGTAGAAACGGGGCTTGGTCTTTCGATTGTACCTAAATTAGCGATGCCAATTGGTACTCACAGTATGCTGACGTCTCGCCCATTAACCGGTGTACAAATCGACCGTTCGATTGGGCTAGTGAAGCGCAATGCGACACCAGTATCGCCTTCTGCGGATTTGTTCATTCAAATTTTGTTAGAACAATGGTCATCAAATTAA